The Lancefieldella sp. Marseille-Q7238 genomic interval CATGCTCACAGATTGTAGGCACCTACGGCCTCGCCGTTATATGCTCCCAAGAGCCCGGACGCATCGTGGTTACCCGCAAAGATTCCCCTATCGTCCTTGCTCATGGTGAGAAGGGCAGCTATGTTGCATCCGACATCATTGCGGTCATTGAAGCCTCCCGAGACGTTGCTGTCCTTGGCGACAATGAGTTTGCCATTATGGAGCCTGACGGCATCAGCTATACCGACGCTGAAGGCAATCCCGTTCAACCTAAAATTATGCATGTTGATTGGGACGTTGATGTTGCCGAGAAGGGCGGCTACCCCGACTTTATGCTCAAGGAAATCCATGAGCAGCCGCGCGTCATTCGCGACACGCTTGCGGGACGCCTGACTAACGGCGTGCTTTCCATTGACGAGCTGGGCATGACCCTGGAGCAACTTCGTTTAATCGACCGCGTCTACATCATTGCTTGCGGCACCAGCTACCACGCCGGTCTTATTGCCCGCCAACTTATCGAGGGTTGGGCGCGCATACCTGTTGAAGTTGAAGCCGCAAGCGAGTTTCGCTATCGCAATCCTATTATCACTCCGTCAACGCTGGTAGTTGCTGTATCTCAGTCCGGTGAGACCGCTGATACCCTGGCTGCCATCCGCGATGCTCGCATCAAGGGCGCCAAGGTCTTTGGTATCACCAACGTCATTGGAAGTCCCGTGGCCCGTGAGTCTGACGGTGTTATCTACACCAAGGCCAACAAGGAAATTGCCGTCGCTTCCACCAAATCATTTTTGGGGCAGATTGTCAGCCTGACACTTCTTGCCATGGTTCTTGCGCAGGCAAAAGGAAAGCTCTCAATTGCTCAGATACGCTTGCTCTTTAAAGAACTTGCCGATATCGCCGAGCAAGTTGAAGAAGTCCTCAGTGACACGAAGGCTATCGACGTCGCGGCGCAGGCCTGCAAAGACGCCAATGACGCTCTGTTCATTGGCCGCGGTATGGGCGCCGCTATCTGCTATGAGGGAGCTCTCAAGCTCAAAGAGATCAGCTACCTGCATGCCGAGGCATACGCTGCCGGAGAAATGAAGCACGGCCCTATTGCGCTTCTATCTGAAGGCTATCCTGTCATTGCTGTAGCAACAAATTCTCCGGTTTATGACAAGATGATCTCCAATATCCAGGAATCCCGAGCACGCGGCGCCATGATTATTGCCATTGCAACCGAGGGTGATCAGGAAATCAAGAAGCATGCTGACTATATCATCTACGTGCCAAAAGTCAGAGACGCATTCTCACCGATCATTGCCTCGGTACCTCTTCAGCTGTTTGCGCGCTCTGTGGCTCTTGCCCGTGGCTGTGACGTCGATAAGCCGAGAAACCTTGCGAAGTCAGTAACGGTTGAATAACACGCGAAGCAAAACGAGACGAAAACTCTTTCAAAAGCCTAACAAATTACGATAAAACGACCCCGAACACCATGTAGATGTTCGGGGTCTCTTACGGGAAGCAGATTAAAACTCAATACATCAGAACCCGCTCAACGCACGATGTGGTTGCCACCAGACCGATACAGCCTAGTTCCAACCCTTGCCGTCAGAGCCGAACTGCTTGATGAGTTCTTCTGTGCGGGCAGTAATAGCTTCACGACCAGGCTTCAGGAGCTTACGCGGATCGTAGCCCTTGCCCTCTTCAATCTTTCCAGCCTCAACATACTTCTTAGTTGCATCAGCAAAGACAAGCTGAAGATCGGTATTGACGTTAATCTTGGAAACACCCATGGTGATGGCCTTTTGCACCTGCTCAACAGGAATACCCGAGCCTCCGTGTAGAACAAGCGGCAAATCGCCAACCTTATCCTTAATCTTCTGGAGCTGCTCAAAGGAGAGGCCCTCCCAGTTTGCAGGATAAATGCCGTGAATATTGCCAATGCCGCATGCGAGGAAATCAACGCCGAGATTGGCGATCTTCTCGCATTCTTCAGGATCGGCAAGCTCGCCCCTTGCAGTCACGCCATCTTCTGTGCCACCGATGCCGCCGACCTCTGCCTCAACAGAAATGCCCTTAGCGTGCGCGGCCTTGATGACTTCTTCGGTACGCTTGAGATTGGTCTCAAAATCGGGCTCATGGGAGCCATCGTACATAACGGAAGTAAATCCTGCCTCAATCGCCTTGAACGCGTCCTCATAGGAACCATGGTCAAGGTGCATAGCAACGGGAACGGTAATGTTCATATCCTCTACGAGGTCACGAACAAGGTCAGCAACGACGCGATAGCTGATTTGCCACTTTGCCGCGCCGCCGGTGCACTGGATGATAACAGGAGACTGAGTCTTCTCCGCCGCATCTAAAATGGCAGCTGCCCACTCAAGGTTGTTAGTGTTGAATGCGCCGATGCCATAATGACCCTTTTCAGCACTTTGGAGCATAGCTTTTGCGCTTACTAACATAGTAAAACCTCCGTTTGACGGACGACCAATACAACTAAATGATACCGCTATTCTGGGGGAATTATTCCCCGTAATCAAGCTTTGGAAAATTATTTAATCCTGGCTGCGCCGGTTGACATCTTTGAGAAGCGGCGTAACATCAAGTGCTCTACGATTACATCGCCCCCGTTTACCCGGGCTCCTTGTAGTGCGTAGGGAGGAGATACTATGACTTCTTTTAATCGTGAGCGCAACAGTGCGCAAGAACCTCATCACACCTCATGCGACACTTCGAGCGCTGCACGCCATTTTACAGGCTCCGTTGCCGAGAAGAATCCTGCAACCGACAGTTCTGACGAATCCCCCTCACTTTTGAAAGATTTGTCCCTAGCCCAAGTCATCGCTTCATCTTTGGCTGCTGTAACGGCTTTCGCTCTATCGTCACGCATAGGCATTGCAGGCTCCGTCATTGGCGTCGCTGTCGGCGCAGCAGCATCTGGCATCGCGTCTCAAATCTATCAGAATATTCTTAAGAAATCCGCATATACGTTGCGTAGCCTTACCAACAGCGACAACGATGGCAGCAACGGCAGCAATGACGGTGACGGCGGCAGCAGCAACTCCCCTGCTCGCAGAGTATATGCTGCAGCCTCTGAAAATCATGGTCGTATGGCACCGGATAGTCTGTGCCAGCAGGCGGCTCATAACCATAAGGTCAGAATTGCTCGACGCGCAGCCATTGTGTCGGCACTTTTTGCCATTGTCGCGGTACTGCTATATGCACTTCTCGTCAACGTCTTTACACAAGGAACGGGCATCGGTCCTCAAATACACGTTTCGTCAATCGTTTCTTCTTCCGGCAGCGACGCAGGCGAGCAATCCGGCACCTCGGCAGACGACTCAAACAAAAATGACACTCAAGACACGACAGCCGACAAAGAGTTTTCCGACACCAGCGACTCAGAGACTTCAAAGAGCACGTCTAACAAAGACTCGAACAACACTGATACATCATCCACGGACAGCAATTCAACCGATTCGAAAAAGGATTCCGGATCTTCGTCAGATAGCGAATCGACAAGTGATACTTCGAAAACATCACCGTCCAATCAGGGAACTGCCGGCTCCGATTCAACAAACAGCGGAGGCGCAACGGCCAACTCTGACAGCTCTACTTCAAAAACGTCAAACTGAGACCTGAAAACTCAGCGTAAAACTTGAACGCCTGCGTCCTTAAATTCATGGTCGATGAGGGCCTCCACAGTGGCGTGGTTTATTCCCACCGTATAGTCTTGCATGAGATAGGTCTTGAAACCATTTTTTACCGCGTCAAATGCAGTTTCCTTAACGCAATAATCAGTGGCAATACCGCTGATGTAGACGGTATCTACGCCAAGTTTTTTGAGCGTCTCAGCAAGCGAGCTGCCCGTAGCTTCATCTACGCCATCAAAGCCCGAGTATGCCGCCTCATACATACCCTTATGGATACACGCGTCTCTCCCATGTGCCTGTATTGACGATGCGAGTGGCTCCACGATTTTTGCGCCATGCGTATCGGCGACACAGTGACGGGGCCACGTATCAACGTAATCCGGCATATCGGCAAAATGTTTACCTGGATCAATATGCCAGTCCTGCGTGGTAACAATATGCGCGATTCCATTTGCGCCGGCATCGACAAAAGCTGCCAGCCGTTGTGCAAGATCTGTGCCGCCTTCGACCGCAAGACTGCCACCTTCCACAAAGTCATACTGAACATCTACGATTATCAGCGCTTCATTGTTGCGTGCCATATGACCCCTATCGCCTTCTTTTGTGACTGTCCTTAAGAATCCTAACAGTATTTCGTGTTTCATGCTTTGTGTTTCAGTATGTACATCTCACATGAAAAAAGGGGCGGTCGAAACCGCCCCTTACTATGCGCATTATAAAGCTGCTTCCACAGCGTTCGTGCTAACAGATGCTGCGCTGCATTTGAGCTTATTTGAAGCCCTTGCGCCAAACTTGAAGCTCTTGCGTCAAACGCTTACTCAGCGCTCTCTTCAGTCACTTCAGCCTCGACGTTCTTCTCGGCCTCGGCCTCAGTGGCCTCAGTCTCCGTATCCGCGGCTTCTTCGGCTTCCATTGCCTCAGCAGCGGCTTCGTCCGCTTCAATGGCTGCCTCTGCTTCAGCGGCGGCAGCCTCAGCTGCGGCGCGCTCCTCTTCCGGAAGAGGCTTAACGTCAATGTCAATGCCAAGCGTCTCAGCAGCAGCTTTCATGGACAGAGAAATGCGGCGGCGATCAAGATCAATCTCCATGACCTTGACCTGTACCTTGTCGCCCACGGTGCATACCTGAGAAGGAGCAGTGACGTGCTGCTTTGCCATCTCGGAAATGTGGACAAGGCCCTCAACACCGTCGCCGAGGTCAACAAAGGCGCCAAAGGTAACGAGCTTGGTAACGGTGCCCTCAACAATAGCGTCAACGGGGAACTTGGAAACGAGAACGCGCCACGGATCCTCGGTTGTCTGCTTGAGACCAAGGGAGATGCGCTCACGGTTCAGGTCAACGTCGAGAACCTGAACCTCAACTTCCTGACCGACCTTAACGACCTCGGACGGGTGATTAACGTGATTCCAAGAAAGCTCGGAAATGTGAACCAGACCGTCAATGCCGCCCAAATCAACGAAGGCGCCAAACTCAACGATGGAAGAAACGGTGCCCTGAAGCTTCATGCCAACCTTGAGCTTGCCCAGGATGTCCTGACGCTCCGCCTTACGAGCCTCTTCAAGAACCACACGACGGGAAAGAACAACGTTGTTGCGGTTGCGATCCATCTCAATAACGCGTGCCTCAATGCGTGTGCCCATAAAGGTGCTGAGATCCTTCACGCGGCGAAGGTCGACAAGGGATGCGGGCAAGAAGCCGCGAAGACCGATGTCAAGGATCAAGCCGCCCTTAACAACCTCAATGACTTCACCCTCAACAGTCTCGCCAGCATTGAACTTCTCTTCAACGGCCTTCCAAGCGCGCTCGTACTCAGCACGCTTCTTTGAAAGGACCAAGCGGCCCTCTTTGTCCTCTTTCTGAAGGACAAGAGCCTCGACCTCTTCGCCCATGGAAACAAGCTCGGAGGGCTCGACATCCTTGCGAATAGAAAGCTCACGAGCAGGGATGACTCCTTCGGACTTATATCCGATGTCAAGCAGGACCTCATCGCGTTCAATCTTGACGACGGTGCCGTTAACAAGGTCTCCCTCGTTAAAATCGGTGACAGTGCCGTCGATGAGATTGTTCATCTCCTCATCGGAGATGTCATCCAGCGCAAAGATGGACGAATTCTGAATCTCACTCAAAGGTGGACCCCTTCCAAAACGGGGCCCCGGTCGTCATGGTCGCTGCCTGCAGTGCCAAATCCTAGTGGGCGTCTACGGAAACTTACATGCTCTCGGGGGCCAATAGATACGGTGCATGTCCTTGTGGGCATGCAGTTCATAAGCATAGCGAAAAGTACCTCTAGCGGCAAGTGTTTCTCGCGAAAAACGCATGAAAACCCGGAGGTTTCACATAAAGCTTTTACACGCTTTTATAAGTTTTTACACAGGCCCCGCGCGAAAGATTGCAGAGGTTTACGCGGAGTTTATCGGGCTTGTGTAAGTCGGCGCAGAGTTTATACGAAGCTCACGCGGAGGATTGCGCGAGTCTGTGCGGAGTTTTTGTGACCGTTATGATGATTCGGTGCGGCTGCTGCGATGATTTGGCACGGCAGCAGCGGAGATTCGCCGTGGCGTTTACGCAAGAAGCCTATAGCCTGCGGATTCGACGGCCTTCCTATACGCGTCAACATCAAGTGGAGACTTTGAACGAACGCGAGCCTGACCGCCCGCAAGCGTAACTGTCGCCCAAGTTCCCGGTACGGAATCAAGCGCTGCAGTCACATGGCGAACGCAGTTCTCGCACGTCATTCCGCCGATTTCGTAGGTTGCTACATACGGATAATGGGACTCGTCCTGATCCTTCGGGGCCGCAACCTCAGGGGCTTTTGCGGTATTGCAGGTTGAGACGCCGGTGCCTTCATCGCTGCAGCAGCCCTTTTTACCCGAGGCAACGCCTACAAATCTGCGTACCGCAACAACAAGTATCAACACGACAATGATGCCGATAACGATATTGATATCCATAGTCACCGCTCCCCTTCTTGTATGCGCGCTTCGCACGTCTTCTGGTGTACCGCAACACCGTTTGTGTGCACTGCACGCCGTTCTCGTACACTGCATGCGCCTCACGCGTCATTCCCGCACGTCGCTTCCGTCCACCGCACGCGTATCTTAGTTATATATGGTGAACTTTCTTTCACCTCTCTGCAAGTGAATATGCCAGAGGATACCTACTGCACGCGCAAAG includes:
- the glmS gene encoding glutamine--fructose-6-phosphate transaminase (isomerizing), which encodes MCGIVGFTGHQRAKNILIQGLERLEYRGYDSAGIALQNASDKELTVVHRVGKVAGLAEAVKYLDNESPCGIGHTRWATHGAPSERNAHPHTSCDNTIAVVHNGIIENFAELREQLESRGHKFRSDTDTEVVAHLVEEAYNGNLRNAVAKACSQIVGTYGLAVICSQEPGRIVVTRKDSPIVLAHGEKGSYVASDIIAVIEASRDVAVLGDNEFAIMEPDGISYTDAEGNPVQPKIMHVDWDVDVAEKGGYPDFMLKEIHEQPRVIRDTLAGRLTNGVLSIDELGMTLEQLRLIDRVYIIACGTSYHAGLIARQLIEGWARIPVEVEAASEFRYRNPIITPSTLVVAVSQSGETADTLAAIRDARIKGAKVFGITNVIGSPVARESDGVIYTKANKEIAVASTKSFLGQIVSLTLLAMVLAQAKGKLSIAQIRLLFKELADIAEQVEEVLSDTKAIDVAAQACKDANDALFIGRGMGAAICYEGALKLKEISYLHAEAYAAGEMKHGPIALLSEGYPVIAVATNSPVYDKMISNIQESRARGAMIIAIATEGDQEIKKHADYIIYVPKVRDAFSPIIASVPLQLFARSVALARGCDVDKPRNLAKSVTVE
- the fba gene encoding class II fructose-1,6-bisphosphate aldolase; this encodes MLVSAKAMLQSAEKGHYGIGAFNTNNLEWAAAILDAAEKTQSPVIIQCTGGAAKWQISYRVVADLVRDLVEDMNITVPVAMHLDHGSYEDAFKAIEAGFTSVMYDGSHEPDFETNLKRTEEVIKAAHAKGISVEAEVGGIGGTEDGVTARGELADPEECEKIANLGVDFLACGIGNIHGIYPANWEGLSFEQLQKIKDKVGDLPLVLHGGSGIPVEQVQKAITMGVSKINVNTDLQLVFADATKKYVEAGKIEEGKGYDPRKLLKPGREAITARTEELIKQFGSDGKGWN
- a CDS encoding isochorismatase family protein yields the protein MARNNEALIIVDVQYDFVEGGSLAVEGGTDLAQRLAAFVDAGANGIAHIVTTQDWHIDPGKHFADMPDYVDTWPRHCVADTHGAKIVEPLASSIQAHGRDACIHKGMYEAAYSGFDGVDEATGSSLAETLKKLGVDTVYISGIATDYCVKETAFDAVKNGFKTYLMQDYTVGINHATVEALIDHEFKDAGVQVLR
- the rpsA gene encoding 30S ribosomal protein S1, which produces MSEIQNSSIFALDDISDEEMNNLIDGTVTDFNEGDLVNGTVVKIERDEVLLDIGYKSEGVIPARELSIRKDVEPSELVSMGEEVEALVLQKEDKEGRLVLSKKRAEYERAWKAVEEKFNAGETVEGEVIEVVKGGLILDIGLRGFLPASLVDLRRVKDLSTFMGTRIEARVIEMDRNRNNVVLSRRVVLEEARKAERQDILGKLKVGMKLQGTVSSIVEFGAFVDLGGIDGLVHISELSWNHVNHPSEVVKVGQEVEVQVLDVDLNRERISLGLKQTTEDPWRVLVSKFPVDAIVEGTVTKLVTFGAFVDLGDGVEGLVHISEMAKQHVTAPSQVCTVGDKVQVKVMEIDLDRRRISLSMKAAAETLGIDIDVKPLPEEERAAAEAAAAEAEAAIEADEAAAEAMEAEEAADTETEATEAEAEKNVEAEVTEESAE
- a CDS encoding heavy metal-associated domain-containing protein, whose protein sequence is MDINIVIGIIVVLILVVAVRRFVGVASGKKGCCSDEGTGVSTCNTAKAPEVAAPKDQDESHYPYVATYEIGGMTCENCVRHVTAALDSVPGTWATVTLAGGQARVRSKSPLDVDAYRKAVESAGYRLLA